A window from Nitrospira sp. ND1 encodes these proteins:
- a CDS encoding ABC transporter permease: MQAPSVPLTHETKTRDVYWEHLWDLVVILTQKEIKARYKNSALGYVWSVANPLLFAVIYYIVFGQIMKVPIENYSLFLMAALLPWHWLANSVIAAPNVFLANATLIKKVRFPRNVLVVSYVLNEGIHFVLSIPVIAGFLLVNHMTPTMTWLTGIPVLLVAQFLIVYGIAITLASLNLFFRDLERLTALFVTVLFFLTPITYSSAMVPDSYRTLLYANPVAPLIESWRELFMHGQLSWLVVGTCYLSAFGTLLVGSLVYWRMSSKFAEVV, encoded by the coding sequence ATGCAGGCACCATCTGTCCCATTAACGCACGAGACTAAAACGCGCGATGTGTATTGGGAGCACCTATGGGATCTTGTAGTGATCCTGACCCAGAAGGAAATTAAAGCCCGCTACAAAAATAGCGCACTGGGATATGTGTGGTCTGTTGCCAACCCTCTGCTGTTTGCGGTCATTTATTACATCGTGTTTGGGCAGATCATGAAGGTCCCCATCGAGAATTATTCACTGTTTTTGATGGCGGCGCTCTTGCCTTGGCATTGGTTGGCCAACTCCGTCATTGCCGCACCCAACGTGTTTCTTGCCAACGCGACTCTGATTAAAAAAGTGCGTTTCCCTCGGAATGTCCTGGTCGTATCCTATGTACTGAATGAGGGCATTCACTTCGTCTTATCAATCCCGGTCATTGCTGGTTTCCTGCTGGTGAATCACATGACCCCCACGATGACCTGGCTGACCGGCATTCCGGTTCTGCTCGTAGCACAATTCCTGATCGTGTATGGCATTGCGATCACGTTGGCGTCTCTAAACCTCTTTTTCAGAGATTTGGAGCGACTGACAGCACTTTTTGTAACGGTGTTGTTCTTTTTAACTCCGATTACCTATTCGAGTGCGATGGTGCCAGACTCATATCGCACACTCCTGTATGCCAACCCGGTTGCTCCGTTGATAGAGAGTTGGCGTGAACTATTTATGCACGGACAGCTGAGTTGGCTGGTGGTTGGTACCTGCTATCTCAGTGCGTTTGGCACACTTCTAGTCGGCAGCCTTGTGTATTGGCGAATGTCGTCCAAGTTTGCCGAGGTGGTATGA
- a CDS encoding ABC transporter ATP-binding protein, producing MTAICFDHVSKWYPRYQSLSYGIKSSLLHLSETFRSLKRERVRVLEDVSFRIGKGETVGLIGPNGAGKSTSLALMAGVVEAETGNVAVAGRVSPLLELGAGFHFDLTGAENIVLHGVLLGLTRREVSSKMKAIIDFSELEACIHHPLRTYSSGMIARLAFAIASHLDPEILLIDEILSVGDLAFQLKCNAKIDEFKRQQVTMVLVSHAMDHVQRLCDRVIWLEKGRIVGEGAPSLIVAEYEKSAQLRHVEIRPSAA from the coding sequence ATGACCGCGATCTGTTTTGACCACGTGTCCAAGTGGTACCCGAGGTACCAATCCTTATCCTATGGAATCAAATCCTCTTTGTTGCATTTGTCTGAGACGTTTCGTTCTCTAAAGCGTGAGCGAGTCAGGGTTCTGGAAGATGTGTCGTTCCGAATCGGAAAGGGAGAAACTGTCGGTCTCATCGGTCCTAATGGCGCAGGCAAGAGCACAAGCCTGGCTTTGATGGCCGGTGTCGTGGAGGCCGAGACAGGGAACGTCGCTGTCGCCGGCCGTGTCTCCCCCTTGCTTGAACTCGGAGCTGGTTTTCATTTTGATTTGACGGGGGCCGAGAACATTGTCCTGCATGGCGTGCTTCTTGGCCTGACGCGCCGAGAAGTCTCCTCGAAAATGAAGGCAATCATCGACTTCAGTGAACTGGAGGCCTGTATCCATCATCCGTTGCGTACGTATTCCAGCGGAATGATTGCGCGGCTCGCATTTGCCATCGCCTCCCATCTTGACCCCGAGATTCTCCTGATTGATGAGATCCTGTCGGTGGGTGACTTGGCATTTCAACTCAAATGCAACGCGAAGATCGATGAGTTTAAACGACAGCAAGTCACCATGGTGCTTGTTTCGCACGCAATGGATCATGTGCAAAGACTTTGTGATCGAGTCATTTGGTTAGAGAAGGGGCGAATAGTGGGCGAGGGGGCACCTAGCCTGATTGTGGCTGAGTATGAAAAGTCGGCGCAGTTGAGGCATGTTGAGATTCGCCCCTCTGCTGCCTGA
- a CDS encoding ABC transporter ATP-binding protein, with protein MDDIVTENLTKSYASGWPGRPPFVALDGLSLRVGRGEIFGFLGPNGAGKTTTLKILLGLVRATSGKAFLLGQPAGDVATRGRIGFLPESPYFYDYLTAEEFLGFYGQLAGLDRAAISQRVTDLLKLVGLVDARTRQLRKFSKGMLQRIGLAQALIHDPELIILDEPMTGLDPIGRKQVRDLILSLRDQGKTVFFSTHILHDVEMICDRVGIVLKGRLFASGRVDELVRQDHTHSVEIVCQQVKTEGNTLIHSLAARVLQQGKQCLIVLPNPDAVDAIVGEIRRQGGRLLSVTPHKASLEDLFFQEAARALPHMTSGRAS; from the coding sequence GTGGACGATATCGTCACAGAAAATCTGACCAAATCGTACGCATCGGGTTGGCCAGGTCGACCGCCGTTCGTCGCGTTGGATGGCCTCTCCCTGCGCGTCGGCCGCGGAGAAATATTCGGATTTCTTGGCCCGAACGGGGCTGGAAAAACCACCACCTTGAAGATTTTATTAGGGCTTGTCCGAGCTACGAGCGGGAAAGCCTTTTTGTTGGGACAACCGGCTGGTGATGTGGCAACACGAGGCCGTATCGGCTTCCTGCCGGAGTCGCCCTACTTTTACGACTATCTGACTGCCGAAGAGTTTCTCGGGTTCTACGGGCAGTTGGCCGGCCTGGATCGCGCGGCGATCAGTCAGCGGGTGACGGATCTGTTGAAACTCGTCGGGCTTGTGGATGCACGCACCAGGCAATTGCGGAAATTCTCCAAGGGCATGCTGCAACGGATCGGACTGGCCCAGGCGCTGATTCACGACCCTGAACTGATCATCCTTGACGAGCCAATGACCGGTTTGGATCCGATCGGGAGAAAACAGGTCCGTGATCTGATTTTAAGTCTTCGGGATCAGGGCAAGACGGTCTTTTTCAGCACGCACATTCTGCATGACGTCGAGATGATCTGCGATCGTGTCGGGATCGTGCTGAAAGGGCGTCTCTTCGCCAGCGGGCGGGTCGACGAACTGGTACGACAGGACCATACCCACTCCGTCGAGATCGTCTGTCAGCAGGTCAAGACAGAGGGCAATACGCTCATCCACTCGCTCGCCGCGCGGGTGCTTCAACAGGGAAAGCAATGCCTCATTGTATTGCCAAATCCTGATGCGGTGGACGCAATCGTGGGAGAGATTCGTCGCCAGGGAGGACGGCTGCTCTCCGTGACTCCTCATAAGGCGTCGCTGGAGGATCTGTTTTTTCAAGAGGCCGCGCGGGCATTGCCGCATATGACCAGTGGGAGGGCGTCCTGA
- a CDS encoding type IV pilin protein, translating into MVTTSKQQGFTLIELMVVVVIVGILAAFAIPNFLRYRAQAMQAEARSNLAGIFVAETSFFSERKEYGNFTDVGFAIAEGGTNRYTYRSGLGIGSGMGPNGGNLCGSSGSCDTIQTASPMAGAMTYTGAVGSATTSASGFTATAAADLDGDATHDGWYVNDAKQGLNGAEPNDVSS; encoded by the coding sequence ATGGTGACTACATCGAAGCAACAAGGGTTCACGCTGATCGAATTGATGGTCGTGGTGGTGATTGTGGGAATTCTCGCTGCCTTTGCCATACCCAACTTTCTTCGATACCGGGCGCAGGCGATGCAGGCTGAGGCACGATCGAATTTGGCGGGTATCTTCGTGGCCGAGACCTCGTTCTTCAGTGAGCGGAAAGAATATGGGAATTTTACAGATGTGGGCTTTGCCATCGCCGAAGGCGGGACGAACCGCTACACCTATCGATCCGGCCTGGGAATTGGATCCGGGATGGGACCGAACGGGGGCAATCTCTGCGGGTCATCCGGTAGCTGTGACACGATTCAGACGGCGTCTCCGATGGCGGGGGCAATGACTTATACGGGAGCGGTTGGTAGCGCGACGACATCAGCCTCTGGATTTACGGCCACAGCCGCGGCGGATCTTGATGGAGATGCTACGCATGACGGCTGGTATGTGAACGATGCGAAGCAGGGATTGAATGGGGCGGAGCCCAATGATGTGTCGAGTTAG
- the dnaB gene encoding replicative DNA helicase: protein MKPLSAVDLTSPKLPPQNVEAEQSVLGAILLDNTAMAKVMELLTDEEFYRTAHRKIYQAMLELSDRGEVIDQITLTECLKARSELEAVGGSAYLAELVQVVPTAANVRYHSKIVRDKALLRGLIQTSTEVVTRGYDGTVAVDELLDFAERSVFSLAQGKLDRSFTPVNQIIKESLDVVDKLSKRKERVTGVPTGFIDLDDLTAGLQPSDLIVIAGRPSMGKTSLALGMAQHAALHAGTVVGIFSLEMSKPQLVLRMLSSEARVDSHALRTGRLQKEDWWRLAEAAGKLEQAPIYIDDSGAVTVQQMRGKARRLKAERGLDLLIVDYLQLMQGKSDSESRQQEISDISRSLKTLAKELNVPVIALSQLSRAVEARKPPVPMLADLRESGAIEQDADVVMFIYREEVYEPATERKGIAEILVSKHRNGPIGKRDLFFHDRFAKFENLESREVV from the coding sequence ATGAAGCCGCTCTCCGCGGTTGATCTCACCTCCCCCAAATTGCCGCCACAGAACGTCGAGGCCGAACAGTCGGTGCTCGGCGCGATCTTGTTGGATAACACGGCGATGGCCAAGGTGATGGAGCTGCTGACGGACGAGGAGTTTTACCGGACTGCGCATCGCAAGATTTATCAGGCCATGCTGGAGCTGTCCGATCGCGGCGAAGTCATCGATCAGATTACGCTCACGGAATGCTTGAAGGCGCGCTCTGAGCTCGAAGCGGTCGGAGGATCCGCCTATCTAGCCGAGCTCGTTCAGGTGGTGCCGACGGCGGCCAATGTCCGCTATCACAGCAAGATCGTTCGGGACAAAGCGCTGTTGCGAGGGCTCATTCAGACCTCGACAGAGGTCGTGACGCGCGGGTATGACGGGACGGTGGCAGTCGATGAGCTGTTGGATTTTGCCGAGCGTTCGGTCTTCAGCCTTGCTCAGGGAAAGCTGGATCGTTCCTTTACTCCGGTCAATCAGATCATCAAAGAGAGTCTCGATGTCGTCGACAAGCTGTCCAAGCGCAAGGAACGTGTCACGGGCGTACCGACCGGCTTTATCGATCTGGATGACCTGACCGCCGGATTACAGCCTTCGGACTTGATCGTCATTGCCGGCCGTCCGAGTATGGGCAAGACCAGTCTGGCGCTTGGGATGGCGCAGCATGCCGCGCTGCATGCCGGCACCGTCGTCGGCATTTTCAGCCTCGAAATGTCGAAGCCGCAACTCGTGCTCCGCATGTTGAGTTCCGAGGCCCGCGTCGATTCGCATGCGCTCCGGACCGGTCGGTTGCAAAAGGAAGACTGGTGGCGCCTTGCGGAAGCGGCCGGGAAGCTGGAGCAGGCGCCGATCTATATCGACGACTCCGGCGCCGTGACGGTGCAGCAGATGCGCGGGAAAGCGAGGCGGCTCAAGGCTGAGCGTGGCCTCGATCTGTTGATTGTCGACTATCTCCAGCTCATGCAAGGGAAGAGCGACTCCGAGTCACGGCAGCAGGAAATTTCCGACATTTCCCGTTCCTTAAAGACCTTGGCGAAAGAGCTGAATGTGCCGGTCATCGCGCTTTCACAGTTGAGTCGTGCAGTGGAAGCCCGGAAGCCGCCGGTTCCCATGTTGGCCGATTTGCGGGAAAGCGGCGCGATCGAGCAGGACGCCGATGTCGTGATGTTTATCTATCGTGAAGAAGTCTACGAACCGGCGACGGAGAGAAAAGGCATCGCCGAAATTCTGGTCAGTAAGCATCGTAACGGACCGATCGGGAAACGGGACTTATTCTTTCACGACCGGTTTGCCAAGTTCGAGAATCTCGAGAGTCGCGAGGTCGTTTGA
- a CDS encoding ABC transporter permease encodes MGAIGVIALNAFRESLRDKILYNLVLFAGLLIGLSVLLADLSITEHHKVITDMGLAAINLIGVIIAIFVGISLVNKEIERRTIYTIMARPISRTFFILGKYLGLALTLFVNMAIMMAVFLATLWLYHVPIERSLFQAVELIFVEILVVTAIALFFSTFTSTTLSAIFTLGLYVIGHLTADLRSVVANSESGGVKTVVDLLYYLCPNLEMLNIKGQAAVGILVAPEYLLLSSLYGVMYAGVLLTSACLVFQKRDF; translated from the coding sequence ATGGGTGCGATCGGGGTCATTGCCTTGAATGCGTTCCGTGAGAGCCTACGGGACAAGATTTTGTACAACCTCGTTCTGTTCGCGGGGTTGCTGATCGGGTTGTCGGTGCTGCTGGCAGACCTTTCCATTACGGAACATCACAAAGTAATTACCGACATGGGCCTGGCAGCGATCAACCTGATCGGTGTCATCATCGCCATTTTCGTCGGCATCAGTTTGGTCAATAAGGAAATCGAACGGCGCACGATCTACACGATCATGGCCCGGCCGATCAGCCGAACGTTTTTTATTCTAGGGAAGTATCTCGGTCTGGCCCTGACGCTGTTCGTCAATATGGCCATTATGATGGCCGTATTTCTCGCCACCCTCTGGCTCTATCACGTCCCCATCGAGCGGTCGCTGTTTCAAGCGGTGGAACTGATTTTTGTAGAGATTCTTGTTGTCACGGCCATCGCCCTCTTTTTTTCGACATTCACCTCCACAACATTGAGCGCCATCTTTACCCTGGGGCTCTATGTCATCGGGCATCTGACGGCGGACTTGAGGAGTGTGGTGGCGAATAGTGAGAGCGGAGGAGTGAAGACCGTCGTGGACCTGTTGTATTACCTCTGTCCGAACCTGGAGATGCTCAATATCAAGGGACAGGCTGCCGTGGGGATTCTCGTGGCACCGGAATATCTATTGCTCTCGTCGCTATACGGAGTGATGTACGCCGGTGTGCTGCTTACCAGTGCATGCCTGGTGTTCCAAAAACGGGATTTCTGA
- a CDS encoding methyltransferase domain-containing protein → MASIPRIDQNKIADVSEDRLSHPYTCEYYKSSLGPVPYSRYEGKWLQFFGLVADHIVKQIRPRKVLDAGCAKGFLVEALRDRGVEAYGIDLSEYAISEVRRDIRPYCRVASLVDPIHERFDLIVCIEVLEHIPEEIAPRVIANLCRSTDDILFSSTPDDFAEPTHVNVRLRSYWNALFSEQGFDLDVEFDASRIAPHAMRFVKRPVRCCVIDALLKQREQLRHTFERTDEEQRKLIQELERRLEKIEQSVGWKAVILLKRLRERVCPLHSGRQSVYLALRSTLLTLMNGEWRSLLNGSPQAGQSSTIESNAAAAKPAPIPISPESALAHSLLDGLKGLEIGPATHNPFGLNTRNVELPAAHEFYAEEQRRLSGLEPPRVDLWAAADNIPVPNQSEGFILTSHILEHLPNVVGALMEWDRIVIDGGYVFMIVPHKWAFAPDASRELTSFEHFIDDYVQKASLESHSLEGVPGGKMGHYHTFTPDSVLQVVEWMCRNKLCDWTLVAREDIDTKVGNGFTLAFMVRHQDRVGFRDGEALS, encoded by the coding sequence ATGGCTTCAATACCGCGTATCGATCAAAACAAGATTGCCGACGTTTCTGAAGATCGCCTCTCCCACCCATACACCTGCGAGTACTACAAGTCCAGTCTTGGGCCTGTCCCGTATAGCCGCTATGAAGGGAAATGGCTGCAATTTTTTGGTTTGGTTGCGGATCATATCGTTAAGCAAATTAGACCTCGGAAAGTCTTGGACGCCGGGTGCGCGAAAGGGTTTCTGGTTGAGGCGCTTCGAGATCGAGGGGTTGAGGCGTACGGAATTGATCTATCCGAGTATGCGATTAGTGAAGTGCGACGGGATATCAGACCCTATTGCCGAGTGGCTTCGTTAGTTGATCCGATTCATGAGCGGTTTGACCTTATCGTGTGCATTGAAGTCCTCGAACATATTCCGGAAGAGATCGCTCCGCGAGTCATTGCGAACCTCTGTCGAAGCACAGACGATATCCTGTTCTCCTCGACTCCCGATGACTTTGCCGAACCCACGCATGTGAATGTGCGGCTGCGATCCTATTGGAATGCCCTATTTTCAGAGCAAGGGTTCGATTTAGACGTTGAGTTCGATGCGTCCCGTATCGCCCCGCATGCGATGCGATTTGTCAAAAGACCCGTGCGCTGTTGCGTGATCGATGCGTTGCTGAAACAACGCGAGCAATTACGGCACACATTCGAGCGCACCGATGAAGAGCAGCGGAAATTGATTCAGGAGTTGGAACGCCGTTTGGAAAAAATCGAACAATCGGTCGGCTGGAAGGCAGTTATTCTTTTAAAACGGCTTCGTGAGAGAGTGTGCCCTCTTCATAGCGGGAGGCAATCGGTCTATTTGGCGCTCCGATCGACGCTCCTCACACTCATGAACGGGGAGTGGCGTTCGCTTCTGAATGGTTCGCCTCAAGCCGGTCAGTCCTCAACCATCGAGTCTAATGCGGCAGCCGCAAAACCGGCGCCAATTCCAATCTCGCCAGAATCCGCCTTGGCCCACTCGCTACTGGATGGATTGAAAGGTCTCGAGATTGGGCCGGCGACTCACAATCCGTTCGGACTGAATACTCGGAATGTTGAATTGCCTGCGGCGCATGAATTCTATGCTGAGGAACAGCGGCGCCTTTCCGGTCTCGAACCACCACGGGTCGATCTGTGGGCTGCCGCCGACAATATCCCCGTCCCAAATCAGAGTGAAGGATTTATTCTCACCAGCCATATTCTCGAGCATTTGCCCAACGTCGTTGGGGCATTGATGGAATGGGACCGCATCGTCATCGATGGCGGATATGTGTTCATGATCGTTCCTCACAAGTGGGCATTTGCGCCTGATGCGAGCCGAGAACTGACTTCCTTCGAGCATTTTATCGACGACTATGTTCAGAAAGCCTCGCTTGAGAGTCATTCGCTTGAAGGGGTGCCGGGCGGGAAAATGGGACACTATCACACATTTACACCTGACTCGGTATTACAAGTCGTTGAGTGGATGTGCCGCAACAAACTCTGCGATTGGACGCTTGTCGCGCGTGAGGATATCGATACCAAAGTGGGAAACGGATTTACCCTGGCGTTTATGGTACGCCACCAAGACCGAGTGGGTTTCCGTGACGGAGAGGCGTTATCGTGA
- a CDS encoding tetratricopeptide repeat protein has protein sequence MPSSSDSRASYHFLLGYQAELDQETELAIKEYQLALQTDPASNYLKARLAVLYFTAGDVPSAVRFADEVADVPGLDAQMLGQIGGMYAAAGKPDKALRLFNRAIEQEPQRSEHFFAKGLLQANQKQYVEAEDTIRAGIKISPDSAVGYYYLGRIGVEARDFDKATTHFEQAVALNPAFEPAYVALGSVYEAKQDRDKAIGIYRRYLQGVNPKNRDIRHHLIRLQVSAKQYDEALRELQEMLSEDPSDLDAQLRMGLVYGEQKDYPKAIQQLKQILTVRPTELKVRDYLGYLYEETKDYANAMEAYRYNLTLEPSYFEGHLHLGVLQYRTKQYAESIQHLREASRLNPKQPEAHIVLGLSHFQVEQYEPSLQAFQEGIRHNPDNADLHFNAGTAYDKLNRFDDVVKSMQTTLALDPHHADAMNYLGYSYAERGVKIEEAIALTKQAVALRPTNGYYVDSLAWAFFKKGLLAEALAEMKRAVALVGDDPVIYEHLGEIYLKQQHLSDGREALLHSLELDPSNDKLMQRFRELGLGDPAKEERIRQALRRVSDRKGATPAPAQQ, from the coding sequence ATGCCCTCATCCTCAGATTCCCGCGCGTCCTATCACTTTCTCCTCGGGTACCAGGCCGAGTTGGATCAGGAAACGGAACTGGCGATCAAGGAATATCAACTCGCGCTGCAAACAGATCCCGCCTCCAATTATCTCAAAGCCAGGCTGGCCGTGCTCTACTTCACCGCGGGGGATGTGCCGTCGGCGGTACGCTTTGCGGATGAAGTGGCCGACGTGCCGGGGCTGGATGCGCAGATGCTGGGGCAAATCGGCGGCATGTATGCGGCAGCAGGAAAGCCCGACAAGGCGTTGAGATTGTTCAATCGTGCCATTGAGCAGGAACCTCAGCGTAGCGAGCATTTCTTTGCCAAGGGGCTGTTGCAAGCCAATCAGAAACAATATGTTGAAGCCGAAGACACGATTCGCGCTGGAATCAAGATCAGCCCGGACTCGGCAGTCGGGTACTACTATTTAGGTCGGATCGGGGTCGAAGCCAGAGATTTTGACAAGGCGACGACTCACTTCGAGCAGGCGGTGGCACTGAATCCAGCCTTCGAGCCCGCTTATGTGGCCCTAGGGTCTGTCTATGAAGCCAAGCAGGATCGGGACAAGGCGATCGGGATCTATCGTCGCTACCTGCAGGGTGTGAATCCGAAAAATCGTGACATCCGGCATCATCTTATTCGTCTGCAGGTGTCGGCGAAGCAGTACGACGAAGCCCTGCGTGAATTGCAGGAAATGTTATCTGAAGATCCGTCAGACCTCGATGCTCAGCTTCGGATGGGGCTTGTTTATGGGGAGCAGAAAGACTACCCCAAAGCCATTCAGCAGTTGAAACAAATCCTCACGGTGCGCCCGACGGAACTGAAAGTCCGTGACTACCTGGGGTATTTGTACGAAGAGACCAAGGATTACGCCAATGCGATGGAGGCCTATCGTTACAATCTGACGCTGGAGCCTTCGTATTTCGAGGGACATCTGCATTTGGGTGTCCTGCAGTACCGGACCAAGCAGTATGCCGAATCCATTCAGCACCTTCGCGAAGCCAGCCGGTTGAATCCCAAGCAGCCGGAGGCCCATATCGTCCTGGGGTTGTCGCACTTTCAAGTCGAACAGTACGAGCCTTCCCTCCAGGCGTTTCAGGAAGGGATTCGGCACAATCCGGACAATGCGGACCTGCATTTTAATGCGGGAACTGCGTATGACAAGCTGAATCGATTCGACGATGTGGTGAAGTCGATGCAGACGACGCTCGCCTTGGATCCGCACCACGCCGATGCTATGAACTACCTAGGGTATAGCTATGCAGAACGCGGCGTGAAGATCGAAGAGGCGATTGCGCTGACCAAGCAGGCCGTCGCACTTCGACCGACCAACGGGTATTACGTCGATAGTCTGGCCTGGGCGTTCTTCAAGAAGGGCCTGCTGGCTGAAGCGCTGGCGGAGATGAAGCGGGCGGTCGCACTGGTTGGCGACGATCCCGTGATTTATGAACATCTCGGCGAAATCTACTTAAAGCAGCAACATCTCTCGGATGGTCGGGAAGCGCTCCTGCATTCGCTGGAACTGGATCCTTCCAATGACAAGCTGATGCAGCGATTCCGTGAACTGGGCTTGGGCGATCCAGCCAAAGAAGAACGTATTCGCCAGGCGCTTCGGCGCGTCTCAGATCGCAAGGGTGCCACTCCGGCTCCCGCTCAGCAGTAA
- a CDS encoding O-antigen ligase family protein translates to MNILSPISLLLVSALVIFSPLQEGGTTHPAQMIIRLLIVTWLGIVLAAGIRAGRLAIPVLTMRYVVLAFVGLALAATILSPYPHPSRQWLIMIAGYATLFYLLVSFVDRWEHIRMLTLVIVLMGVGEAGWAIMQGLAWNVVRPAGTFFNPNFLAGYLTVTWTILVSGAIYGYRQIPAFSRPWMSPVLWWLGFVTALGMLFLAVLFTQSRGGMIVCLVGTGFVLTARYGWKLAGSCVAAVVLLGLFVPTPIRDRVLTEHQQNPVSYARWQMWQGAVAQMVDHPFGIGLGLYQYTYPLYAFPIDGEISRFGKVAQTPHNDYLQMGVEMGPGAILVFGIGVVLLIRELRQVLQSRLRRWQRSLIVGIGGGVMALLTHAALDSSLRESALAIMLALCSAMIVSAARLTRRGADAVYVIPIHSRWTWGIGVACLVLVVGVEVTRLGVAWMKFDAASRRAIAGDTDAAIEGLKAAVSLDPGKALYHHGLGSVYARAFEASRDKQAFQLAYAEFKQAIELNPLDSRLLGLLGQLYLSAARVSLSPASLDDQQKVWLHAAVQVYERAIQLSPFSAMYRYEQARLYWMLGERSDAERRGKEAENLEPNFLPARALLARLWIEVGQVDQARGQVREILARQARYKERSMNSLDHAFMNVDVGPLLVAVGETAVAG, encoded by the coding sequence ATGAACATTCTGTCTCCCATTTCGCTGCTGCTGGTCAGCGCACTCGTGATCTTCTCGCCCCTGCAGGAGGGCGGCACGACTCATCCCGCGCAAATGATCATCAGGCTGTTGATTGTGACGTGGCTGGGAATCGTGCTGGCGGCCGGCATTCGAGCAGGGCGGCTCGCCATTCCTGTGCTGACGATGAGGTACGTCGTGCTGGCGTTTGTCGGACTGGCTCTAGCGGCGACCATCCTTTCGCCCTACCCTCATCCGAGCCGGCAATGGCTGATCATGATCGCAGGGTACGCGACGTTATTCTATTTACTTGTCTCCTTCGTGGACCGGTGGGAGCATATTCGTATGCTGACTCTTGTGATCGTGCTGATGGGCGTGGGCGAAGCAGGCTGGGCCATCATGCAAGGGTTGGCATGGAATGTTGTGAGACCTGCCGGCACCTTCTTCAACCCCAATTTTCTCGCCGGATATCTCACGGTAACCTGGACGATTCTGGTGAGCGGCGCCATCTATGGCTATCGACAGATCCCGGCCTTTTCACGACCGTGGATGTCGCCCGTCCTGTGGTGGCTTGGGTTTGTCACGGCATTGGGCATGCTGTTCTTGGCGGTGTTGTTCACCCAGTCTCGCGGGGGCATGATCGTATGTCTGGTCGGGACGGGCTTTGTGCTGACAGCCCGGTACGGTTGGAAATTAGCCGGCAGCTGCGTGGCAGCCGTAGTGTTGCTCGGGCTCTTTGTCCCCACGCCGATCCGTGATCGAGTGTTGACGGAGCATCAACAGAATCCTGTTTCTTATGCCCGTTGGCAGATGTGGCAGGGCGCGGTCGCACAGATGGTTGACCATCCGTTTGGGATCGGGTTGGGACTCTATCAATACACCTATCCTCTCTATGCGTTTCCGATTGATGGTGAAATTTCCCGGTTTGGAAAAGTAGCACAGACCCCGCACAACGATTATCTCCAAATGGGCGTCGAGATGGGGCCTGGAGCGATCCTTGTATTCGGGATCGGGGTTGTACTGCTGATCCGCGAACTGAGACAGGTACTTCAGTCGCGACTGCGGCGGTGGCAGCGAAGTCTCATTGTGGGCATAGGCGGTGGCGTGATGGCGCTCCTGACGCACGCCGCGTTGGATTCGAGTTTGCGCGAGTCGGCCCTCGCGATCATGTTGGCGCTCTGTAGTGCAATGATTGTGTCGGCTGCCCGGCTCACCCGCAGGGGGGCCGATGCGGTCTATGTCATTCCGATTCATTCACGGTGGACCTGGGGAATCGGTGTGGCATGCCTGGTATTGGTGGTCGGTGTGGAGGTGACTCGACTGGGGGTGGCCTGGATGAAGTTTGATGCGGCATCTCGTCGAGCCATAGCTGGAGACACCGATGCGGCCATCGAAGGATTGAAAGCGGCAGTCTCATTGGATCCAGGCAAGGCGCTGTACCATCACGGCCTGGGATCAGTCTATGCGAGGGCCTTCGAAGCGTCCCGCGACAAGCAGGCGTTCCAACTGGCCTATGCGGAGTTTAAGCAGGCGATTGAACTGAATCCGCTCGATAGCAGACTGCTTGGCTTACTGGGGCAACTGTATCTATCGGCGGCGAGAGTCTCACTTTCTCCCGCGTCGCTCGACGACCAACAAAAAGTCTGGTTGCATGCTGCCGTTCAAGTCTATGAACGAGCTATCCAACTCTCGCCATTCTCCGCCATGTATCGATACGAACAGGCCCGGCTTTACTGGATGCTCGGAGAGCGGAGCGACGCTGAGCGTCGAGGAAAAGAGGCAGAAAATCTGGAACCGAATTTTCTGCCTGCCCGCGCGTTATTGGCCCGTTTGTGGATTGAGGTGGGACAGGTCGATCAGGCAAGGGGGCAGGTCCGGGAAATTCTCGCGCGGCAGGCTCGCTATAAAGAGCGAAGCATGAATAGTCTTGATCATGCGTTTATGAATGTCGATGTCGGCCCTCTTCTTGTCGCAGTCGGAGAAACGGCGGTCGCGGGATGA